The sequence ATCATCGGCGCGGTCGACCAGGAGCGGCTGGACCTGCTCCGCCAGGCGGACCTGATCGCCCGCGAGGAGCTCTCCGCCGCCGGCCTGGACCGGGGCGTCTGGCAGTTCCCGGTGGTCCTCCTGGCCGACGTGCGCAGCGTCGGCGTGCAGGGTGACGGGCGCAGCTACGGGCATCCCGTGGTGCTGCGCCCGGTCTCCAGCGAGGACGCGATGACCGCCGACTGGTCCCGGCTGCCCTACGAGGTGGTCGCCCGGATCTCCACCCGGATCACCAACGAGGTCGCCGAGGTAAACCGGGTGGTCCTGGACGTGACCAGCAAGCCGCCGGGCACCATCGAGTGGGAGTGAGCCGGTCGGCTCACGCCGTCGGCGGCTGCTGCGGCGGGTAGGTCGGCTGCGCGACGGTCGGCGGCTCGGGTCGGGTGGTCGGGGCCGGCGGCGGGACGTACCCCGGGGTGGGAAGCGTGCCGTGCGGCGCGGCGCCCGCCGGGTGCGGCCAGGCGGGCGCGCCCGCCGGCTCCTCCGGCATCAGGAACCACATGATCGGGTACGCCAGCGCGGCGAACCCGCCGGTGAGCAGGGTCGCCACGGCGAAGACCACTCGGACCAGGGTGGGGTCGACGGCGAAGTAGCGGCCGAGGCCGCTGGCGACGCCGGCCACCATCCGGTCGGTGGTGGGTCGGCGGAGCTGCTTGTACGGGGCCTGGGGGGTGCTCGTCGAGGTCATGTCTCCACGTTCCGCGCGGGGCGGCCGGGCGACCTCGGTGACCGCCCGGATCCCTACCCTGACCGATCCCTGACCTGCCAGTCATGAGTCAGGAATCTGACTCTTTTCGATCCAAGTACCCGTGGGCGGGGAGAATTTGGCTCCGTGACCACCTTGCTGGAGCCGCTCCGCAGGATCGCGGCATACGCAGTCTGTGCTGATTCAGTCGGCCGAGTGTTGCTGGTCCGCGCATCGGAGCGCTCCGGCACCCCCGGCGTGTGGTCCCTGCCCGGCGGGGCGGTCGACCACGGTGAGGACCCGAAGCACACCGTCGTCCGGGAGACCGCCGCCGAGACCGGGCTCTCGGTCGCCGTCTCCGGGCTGGAGGACGTCCTCGCCGACATGCGGGCCCTGCCGGAGCGGGGCATCACCATCCACACCGACCGCCTGCTCTACCGGGTCTCGGTGCGCGGTGGCACCCTCACCGACCGGGTGGAGCGTCCCACCGACCTGGCCCGCTGGTACACCCTCGACGAGGCCCGCGCCCTGCCGCTGCGCTTGTTCACCGCGCGCGCCCTGGGCCTGCCCGCCTCCTCCGCCGACGTCGTCCCGGACGAGCCGCCGGAGTTCCCCTCCTTCTACGCCGTTCCCGGCCCGGACGGCCTGCACCGGGCGCAGCGCTTCGCCGCGTACGCGGTGGTGACCGACCCCGACGACCGGGTGCTGCTGACCCGGGTCTCCGACGGGTATCCGGGGGCCGGCTGCTGGCACCTGCCCGGCGGCGGCACCGACTACGGCGAGCAGCCCGGCGCCGCGCTGATCCGGGAGCTGGTGGAGGAGACCGGCCAGACCGGCCGCCTGGTCGAGCTGCTCGGCGTGGCCAGCCACCGGGACGCCGCCTCGCTCGGCCCCGAGGGCTACCCGATCGACTGGCACGGGGTACGCGCCTTCTACCGGGTGGTGGTCGACCAGCCCGCCCCGCCCACCGTCGCCGACGTCGGCGGCTCCACCTGCGAGGCCCGCTGGTTCGCCCGGGAGGAGCTGGGCGCCCTCCCCACCGACCGGCTCACCGAGGTCACCGCCGAAGCCGTCCAGGCCGCCCGCCTCACCTGACCACCTCCGCCTGCCGCCGATCCTGGGCGTCGACCGCCTGATACCGCCCCCCGCTGCCGCTAACCTCATGATCGACGGCCGGATGGCCGGGCGGCGGGGGAGCGTGGTGGGCGTGGAACAGCGGCGCAGGGTCGGGGCGTACGGAGTGCTGCGGGACGCCTCGGGGCGGGTGCTGCTGGCCCGGGGATCCGCCCGCTGTCCGTTTCCGGGCGTGTGGCAGGTGCCGGGGGGCGGCGTCGAGCACGCGGAGCACCCCGCGCGGGCGGTGGTCCGCGAGTTCGCCGAGGAGACCGGGCTGACCGTCGAGGTGACCGGGGTGCGGGCCGCCCTGGCCGACGTCACCACGTTCCGCGCCGAGGGTGTGGCCGTGCACACCGACCGGCTGGTCTTCGACGTCGAGCAGCACGGCGGCGAGCTGCGCCCGGAGCCGGCCGGCGGCAGCGACGAGCTGGCCTGGTGCACGCCGGACGAGGCGGCCGCCCTGCCGCTGATGCCGTTCACCGCCGAACTGCTCGGCCTACCCGTCACGCCCCTGCCGGCCGGCCTGCCCGGCGCGCTGCCGGCCGGGCAGGCCGCCCCGCCCGCCGACCGGCGCCAGCGGTTCGCCGCGTACGGGCTGGTCACCGACCCCGCGGACCGGATCCTGCTGACCCGGATCGCACCGGGCTACCCGGGTGCCGGCCGGTGGCACCTGCCCGGTGGTGGCACGGATCACGGCGAGCAGCCGGCCGCCGGGCTGCTGCGCGAGCTGGTGGAGGAGTCCGGGCAGCTCGGGACGGTTGTCGACCTGTTGACCGTCGACAATCTGCACAACCCCGCAGCGCTCGGGCCGGAGGGGCGCCCGCTGGACTGGCACGCCGTCCGGGTGGTCTACCGGGTGCTGGTCGCCGCGCCCACCGAGCCGGAGGTGACCGAGCTGGCCGGCGGGTCGACCGCGGAGGCGGGCTGGTTCACGTCGGCGCAGGTGGAAAGGCTGTCGCTGACCGAGGTCGCGGCACTGGCAACCGGACGTCGAGGTCGATAGCCCCCGCTCGCCGGGCCGTTGCGGGGGTGCTCCGGTACAGTCGTAAGTGAGGTTGGCGGAGAAAACGGGCGATGAAGCCCGAGATGGGAACAAGGCAGCGGTTCGCGCGGTTTAACGGAGATATAAGTACCGCCGGCAGCTATCGCCAACCGCCACTTCCCTGTGCAATGGTGTACACCGCTTGAACGGGCTGCCGGGCCAAGAGCGGTCCGGCACGAGACAGCCGGACACCCGCCCCCCGTGGGCGGCCAGTCGATCCGGTGATGGAGGAAACGTGCCGAGAGCCCTATGGCGCCGGCGTCGTACGACTGACAGTCCGCGCCCCGCCGGGCGTCGCTGGGCGGGCCGGTTGCGCCGCAGCAGCACGTTCGCCCGGCAGGTGCTGCTGGTCCGGGTGGGCCGCCGTGACGGCGACCCGCGTATCGGCGCCGAGCTGATGGTCCCCGAGCACCTCGTCGACCGGCCCCGCCGGTACGGCTTCGACCGCGCCCGCCGCGCGGAGATCGAGGCGGTCATGCCGGTCAGCCCGGCCCTCGCCCCCGCTCCGTCGGTGGACGACGACTCGTCGGCGATGTCGATCCCGCTGCTCCCCGGCGAGCGCACCGCGTCGCGCCGGATGAAGTTCGCGCTGGTCAACGCCTGCACCCTGGCCAGCCTGATGCTCGGCATCAACGCGATCTTCGTGGCGATGGCCGGCGAGGCCCGGGTGGCCGCGATCCTGCTGATCGCCTGCGTCGTCTTCGACGGCCTCGACGGCGCGCTCGCCCGCAAGCTCGGCGTGGCCAGCCCGTTCGGCGCCCAGATGGACTCGCTGGCCGACATGTGCTCGTTCGGCCTGGCCGCCCCCGTGGTGGTCTACGCCTCGCTGGCCGGGGCGGCCCCCACCGCGGCCGCCGCGGTGGCTGCGGCCCTCGTCGCGGCCTGCGCTGCGATCCGGCTGGCCCGGTTCAACGTCTCGCCGAAGGACGGCCGGTTCTTCTGCGGCGTGCCGACGACCATGGCGGCGGCGGTGCTCGCCCTCACGGTCGCGATCGGCCTGCCGTTGCCGGCCGTGGTGCAGATCGCCGGGGTGGCGCTGCTGGCCTTCGCGATGGTCTCCAGCTTCCCGTACGCCAAGCTCGCCCGGCTGCTCAAGCTGCCGCCGTGGCTGTGGCTGGCCCCGGTGATCGGCGCGCTGGTCGACATCCGGCTCACCTTCGCCCTGGTGGTGGTGGGCTACCTGGTCAGCGGCCCGCTGCTCTGGCTGCACCAGCGCCGCACCGCCTGATCCACCCGCACGTACGCAGAAGGGGCGCCGCGACCGCGGCGCCCCTTCTCGCGTCCGTCAGCGCCAGCGGGCGATGACCGTGGACCCGCCGACCACCTTGTCGCCCGGCCCGACCAGCGGCTCCGCCGCCTCGGCCGGCAGGTAGACGTCGGTGCGCGAGCCGAACCGGATCAGGCCGAAGCGCTCGCCCCGGGCCAGCAGCGCGCCGATCGGCGCCCGCTGCACGATCCGCCGGGCGATCAGCCCGGTGCGCTGCGCCACCACCACCGTGCCGTGGTCGGTGTCCAGCACCGTGTACGCGGCCACGTTGTGCTCGGCGTCCGGCTTCATCGCGTTGACGAAGCCGCCGTCGGCGACGAAGTAGTCGACCACCTTGCCGGGTACCGGCGCGCGGTTGACGTGCACGTCCAGCACCGACAGGAAGACCGCGATCCGCAGCCACTCGCCGTCGCCGAACCGCTCGTCGTGCAGCCGCTGCACCGAGAGGACCTGACCGTCGGCGGCCGCGACCACGGCCGACGGGTCCTCCGGGACGTCCCGCTCCGGGTCCCGGAAGAAGGCCGCCACCGGGCCGGCCGCCAGCGCCGGCAGCAGCCAGAGCTTGGACTTCGGGCGTACCACGCGGGCCACCGC comes from Micromonospora purpureochromogenes and encodes:
- a CDS encoding NUDIX hydrolase, whose protein sequence is MEQRRRVGAYGVLRDASGRVLLARGSARCPFPGVWQVPGGGVEHAEHPARAVVREFAEETGLTVEVTGVRAALADVTTFRAEGVAVHTDRLVFDVEQHGGELRPEPAGGSDELAWCTPDEAAALPLMPFTAELLGLPVTPLPAGLPGALPAGQAAPPADRRQRFAAYGLVTDPADRILLTRIAPGYPGAGRWHLPGGGTDHGEQPAAGLLRELVEESGQLGTVVDLLTVDNLHNPAALGPEGRPLDWHAVRVVYRVLVAAPTEPEVTELAGGSTAEAGWFTSAQVERLSLTEVAALATGRRGR
- a CDS encoding NUDIX hydrolase — its product is MTTLLEPLRRIAAYAVCADSVGRVLLVRASERSGTPGVWSLPGGAVDHGEDPKHTVVRETAAETGLSVAVSGLEDVLADMRALPERGITIHTDRLLYRVSVRGGTLTDRVERPTDLARWYTLDEARALPLRLFTARALGLPASSADVVPDEPPEFPSFYAVPGPDGLHRAQRFAAYAVVTDPDDRVLLTRVSDGYPGAGCWHLPGGGTDYGEQPGAALIRELVEETGQTGRLVELLGVASHRDAASLGPEGYPIDWHGVRAFYRVVVDQPAPPTVADVGGSTCEARWFAREELGALPTDRLTEVTAEAVQAARLT
- a CDS encoding PspC domain-containing protein, whose amino-acid sequence is MTSTSTPQAPYKQLRRPTTDRMVAGVASGLGRYFAVDPTLVRVVFAVATLLTGGFAALAYPIMWFLMPEEPAGAPAWPHPAGAAPHGTLPTPGYVPPPAPTTRPEPPTVAQPTYPPQQPPTA
- a CDS encoding CDP-alcohol phosphatidyltransferase family protein; protein product: MVPEHLVDRPRRYGFDRARRAEIEAVMPVSPALAPAPSVDDDSSAMSIPLLPGERTASRRMKFALVNACTLASLMLGINAIFVAMAGEARVAAILLIACVVFDGLDGALARKLGVASPFGAQMDSLADMCSFGLAAPVVVYASLAGAAPTAAAAVAAALVAACAAIRLARFNVSPKDGRFFCGVPTTMAAAVLALTVAIGLPLPAVVQIAGVALLAFAMVSSFPYAKLARLLKLPPWLWLAPVIGALVDIRLTFALVVVGYLVSGPLLWLHQRRTA